The genomic region ACGTAGTGAGGAGGTGGAGAAACCTCAGAGGCACCATGAAGAGAAGGGCGATGGATGCCGCATCGAGGGTCTTCACTCAGCACATGCGTCCAGGCCTCTTCTTCATACTCTAGAAGACAGAAAGAATCGGTTAGGGTACttacactagcggttttcttttccggcgctgagttccgtcctaggggctcaataccggaaaagaactgatcagcttcatccctatgcattctgaatggagagcaatccgttcaggatgcatcaggatgtcttcagtcactatatggcgttttggacggaggaaataccgcagcatgctgcagtattatctccgtccaaaattccggatcagttgcctgaataccggatccggcattaatttacatagaaatgtattagtgccggatctgtccttccggtctcCGCATGCGAAGactggtaaaaatatatataaaaggatccgtttctccggatgacatgcggagagacggatccgttcttgcaatgcatttgtaagacggatccatctacaaatgctttcagtttgcATGCGACAGAACCGCTTTCCGGATCCCCCTGCCGCAAGTGTGGAAGCAGCCTTAGAGTTGGTGTCCAGATGAGAACTGACCCCGCAAACTGGGGGGCGGCCTGAGATTACACGTGAAGAACACGGGAGTTTGGAGCGTTTTTCTGAATTCTTTTAAGGCTTAAAGGAACATTAAATCTGGAAAAGCAACGGGGCGGTGGGAGCTTATGGAGAGTGCGGCAGGCAGGAGAGAGTCCTTCACGTCCTGGCCAATGTCTCTTGGGCCCTGTTCACATGTTCGGAGCCTACATGTGGCACAGCCATGATCAAACAGTGAAGCGGGCAGTGTTCGGCGCACCACAGGGTAATGGCGTACGTGCAGATTAAGAATGTCTCAAACGAGGAGgctcaccttgtgtggttgtgctATACGTGGGCACACCTCTAGTGAGAGCTCGTCAGGGGTTACTTCCATCCCCCTTTTTAGATGGGCGGTGTGCTGCCAGGGATGCAGGTGCTTCATATCAGGGATGCCTGGGGGTCCCACACGCCCATGAGGCATCTTTTTACAATGGGAGCCTATCGAATACATGTGGAGAAATCCTAGGCCTCCGGCACAGGCTCTAAACGGGATGGAGCTTAGTTCTGCTGCCTGCCGatagcctaatgtgtatggggagcacctgactccagccaggatcggccatgttggattttaacaaccgatccttttgttctctcaGATTAGTGACACCAGAGGTATCTTCCAGTGGCTTTCTCCTCCCTCCCCCATAGAAAACACACAGAAGGTTGGCCGAGCGGAGCGTGTATAAAGAGTCAGGAGCGAGAGATATTGGCCAAATTATCAGCCACCTCTATCTGTCTGCAGGATTTTCTGCAGGTTCCTAAAACAAGCCGTCTTGTAGAAATCCTGCAGACACAGCGGTCAATTCCTTCTGATCAGTCCCGTTAACTGGGGGGACAACCAAGGAGCTTAATTATCTGTattattctgcagccagctcacaggcgggaggctcctgctgcagccagctcACAGgcgggaggctcctgctgcagccagctcACAGgcgggaggctcctgctgcagccagctcACAGgcgggaggctcctgctgcagccagctcACAGgcgggaggctcctgctgcagccagctcACAGgcgggaggctcctgctgcagccagctcACAGgcgggaggctcctgctgcagccagctcACAGgcgggaggctcctgctgcagccagctcACAGgcgggaggctcctgctgcagccagctgTCTTACACCCAGACacagaacacaaaaggaggaggagaggacatGTCCAAGTGATTGGAACTCAAAAGATACAGAAGATTTCATTATGTATTTCCCAGTTTGAATAGTTAAAGGAGGAAAAATAAGGAAGGAAGTGCTGGgatctttttattttatattacttTTCTTTTTAGCATTTTCTATGTTTAATGTTCCTTTAAGTGACTTGCGCTCTCCAAGTTTAGGGTTCCTTTaagacagggatgctcaacctgcagccctccagctgttgtaaaactacaactcccaccatgccctgctgtgggctgcccgggcatgctgggagttgtcgttttgcaacagctggagggccgcaggttgggcatccctgctttaagAGAACGTCTATGGATGCCTGTGAGCTGAGATTGCCCAAAATGAAGGCGCGAATCCCCCTCAGTTCTGCTCAGAGAtaaagctccatagaaatgaatagcgcTCAGAGAAGAAATGGCAGAATCTCAGACAGCGCCCGCGGCAGAGCTTAATGTGTTAGTAATGGGGATCGCTCACATGCAAACTCTCACCCTCGGGTACATGCAGTGGGGGGAGCGTAACCAAGCGGCTCATCTTAGAGCAGGGGTACATAATCTTTCCTGGTCCAAGTGCCACATTGTACCACTCCCAATGGCTGCAAAAaatcttaaagaggtattcccatctcagacgctTATGGCATAACGGCTGACGGaagggtcttttctgctgcagctcaggagccgtgtcctttctgctgcagctctcttcctatcacagttcaggaggcgtgtcctttctgctacagctctcttcctattatagctcagggggtgtgtcctttctgctgcagctctcttcctattacagctcagggggtgtgtcctttctgctgcagctcccttcctatcacagctcaggaggcagttgaaggataaactTATCTATGTCtgacgtgcatgagccctaaggcgatAACGGCAACTTCCGGCACCCAGCAGGCTCCATTTACGTCTATGGGAGCTTCAGGAACGGCCACGCTAGGAGTAGTAGTTTTATAACAGCCGTGCTGGACCCCTGGGTGTATAACGTAATCCACAACACAGTACACACCCATCTacacactaaggccccttgcagacgagcatgagcggattaggtccggatgcgttcagtgaaaaatgcgcgatttcgcaaacaagttcattcagttttgtctgcgatcgcgttcagtttttatcgcacgggcgctatgcgatttaatgcattttgcacgcgcgcgataaaaaaaactaaaaaggtatacaaacaacatttcttagcaaccatccgtgaaaaacacagaatacagaacatgctgcgattttcaaacaacgcacatgtacacagacctattgaaatgaatgggtccggaatccgtgtgggcgcaatgcgtttgcatcacgcattggaccctgcgcggaatactcgctcgtgtgaaaggggcctaaggattcTTTACATGCCGTTTTTGGGAGTAGCACAAGTCTGGCAATGATGAACATGGGTCAAGAACAGGCATTGGAGCTGGAAATGAGGGATTCTAGGACAGcagcccaaaaaaaagaaaagaaagcgcCGGCAGAGTATTCAGCATGTCAGGTGGGAAACGGTTGTAACTCATGCCAGTTTGTAGataggggggggcgggggggtaaGATTGTGCCATAGACAGGATGCAGGTTTTAGGGTGAGCAAACACATGGACGTGTAACCTGGAGAGATGCAGGGCGCACTCACAGTGCCGCGGGCCCCTGGTCACACTGAGATCAGTGGCTGGCCCAGTTTTCCATCCAGGTGAAGGTTCTTCCCGTAACAGGACAGCACAACAAGAAGAAGTCATGTCAAGCTCCGTGGCGCGTTTCGGTCTTACAGAGGATCCATCACTGCAGGCACATGTGTGGTCATCCATGACTTGGAGCTCCTGCCGCTCCTACAGGCCGGGGGCCCACAGATACCGCCCTCTGGATTATCCTAtaagccagggatcagcaaccttcggcactccagctgtggtaaaactacgactcccagcatgcacacttgcttagctattttcagaactcccataaaagtgaatggagcatgctgggagtcgtagtttcatcacatctggagtgccgaaggttgctgactgcTGCTATGTAGCTATGTAGATATCCCGCAAAGCTTATCCAAGCAGTGCCAAATCTTTGGCTGCAGGAGCTCGAGTCATGGAGGGGTGCCCAGTGATAGACCTACTTTAATAAGGAGAATGAAAACTTTTGTCTGTTCAGGATTAATAAAAAAGACCTGTTTTTCCcccccagaaacagcgccacctctGTCTATAGGCTTTGCCTGGTACTGCAGTATTCAAATAAATGGACGTAAGCGGCAGTACCAAACTCATCCCATGGGAGCGGCTGGTGCTGTCGCTGCAGACCATTTTCGGTCATGCTGGACAGCTGAAAACGGATTTGATCGGCATCAATCACCCACCTTCTTCCCAGTATAACAcatggctgagcatgcatgttagCTTGTTGTCCACTTTGGATTAGCCCTTCCCAAATCCCCTGAACTTTTGGTGATCGCCAGGGGCGTTCGCAGCCAGACACCCCTGTGATCAGTGGGAAGGGGTACTACCTGGTGCCCACCTTCCTATACACCCCAACAGGGCATCATATAAATGTGACAGAGGGGTCTCCCACTTAGGAACAAGGAACACCCCTCCTCTACAAGCCAGAAAGGACCTGTCTCCTATTCTAGGGGGCCTCTCCATCCATGTACTACATGGACAGTCATTCAATGTTACATTTCCACTATAGGGGCCACAGCAACGAAAATCAAGGGGTCTTGGTAGCCGGATCTGAACTGATCAGCGCAGCAGCTCCTATATTAAAAGGTAACGgagttttcagaaaacttttgataCGTCCTAGAGACACATgaaaagttttgatcagtgggagtGTGAGCGCTGAGACCACTAGAGCGTTCCCATATCAGGCACGGTAGAAAGTCCATGGCCTGCCTCGTTCTGTAGCTTCTCGCTCCTCATTCTATTTTCTAATCCGATTTTATTTTCTACTTCCTGTACACGATTACCGGGGGGAGGGGGAGCAGCAGCCATCTTGCATAGGCGGCTGCTGCTCCCTCACAAGCATTCAGagatttgctttacagcagccacatggaccatgGCCTGGGGATGTTCaccgacttctatgggagagtgttgtgggcatgctctgtgacctatgcaaaggtcattgtgcagggagggggacaGATGTTACCGATGACAATATTTTTCTCAATAAATGTATATTTTCTATCAAGGACGTATAACAGGAAAGGTATTGTGAGCTAGGATTTTCACAATACAGTCCCCGCATGGACTACATGACACCTGATAACTACTGACCTGGCTGATGCTAATGCCGGTCAGCTTCTCCACCGTCTCCGGAAGGCGGTTGAGGATATCCAGGACTTCTCCTGTCACTTTGGCGGCTCCGATCTCACTTCCACCACTGGACACCATTTTTATCTTCTTCACCTTAGTTAGGGGCTTGCTGATCTCCTCTACGACCTGGAACAGAAAATGTGGGTGCACCATAAGATAATGGAGTGGACACAGCGCCGGGAGGCCTGCCATACAACTTCAGTCAGACTACAAGGGGACATAATGGCCATACACACTAGATGTACGTCAGCCGTACCTGCCAATGTGTATGGGGGTGTGAAGGAAAGATCGGCCatgctggatttcaacatgcctgatcctttgcaTGGACAAGGAAGTAAACTGCTACTAAGTGTGTCCGGCGGTGTCTTTTTCCCCCCTTCCCGATTGAACCAAGCATGCATGTATATGAGTTGAGCTGGAAAAAACACCTGTCAGACACACAAGGGTGTAAACCTCCTGCGTGATTCTGGTTGGGGCCGTCCACCATACATGATGTCCAGTACTCTACGTGGCAGCTCATGCTGGACGGAGGAGGTTATATGCCAAGCATCATGGTCATACATTTTCAGCCATAACAGTTTACCTCAGGCAACTTCTCCAGCAGCATGTCCACTATGGCAGCCTCTTGATATTGCTCGAAGGCTTCCGCCTTCTTTGCCATCTGCAGAGCATCAGCTCGAGCTCGGACTTCTACCGCATAGGCCTGAGCGTCTCCCTTTATCTGCAGTGATGCAGAGAGAAGAATAACTTATAAGAATCCAACAGCTTGCACTTTAATCTCCTGATGTGCACACGGGACGGGTACTGACCCTGATGGACtctgcttctgcctccgcttcggTAATTAGCTTCAATCTGAAAGTCAACGATATTGTGTGAGGCAAGAACAGAGgatgtgtaagggctctttcacacgagccgatgccgtgcgggtaatatGCTGCGTGAAAGAGATGCCAAGCCCCAGTTCCaggcagcagagacacggagcattaacatgattgataactcTCCTGTGCctctctctgatctttttactacaaaatcacagtgagataaagttgtcaccgtgaatTAATCAattatgttaatgctccgtgtctctgctgtccggaacggggcttggctctctttcacgcagcggatgacacgcacggaatccactcgtgtgaaagagccctaagggggaTACCGTGAACATCAATCACCTCTCGGCCTCTGCGATCTTCTCCAGGCGGTAACGTTCAGCTTCTGCCGGCTTTCTGATTCTGGCTTCCAGCTCCTTCTCCTTACGGCTGATTTCTTGATCTTGCAGTTGGATCTGCTGGGCTCTTTCCACCACCTGGACCTGAACTTTCTGCTCCTCAATCTTTTGCTTAGTTTTAGCTACCTAAAAAGAAATAAGCGAGTGGTTACCCACCTGCCCCTAAGTTATGTATGAAAAGCATGGGGAAATGGCGATGTCTGTACCTGTAACTGATAGGCCAGGTCGCTCTCTGCTTTCCGGGTGTTAACCTCCAGGTCGTACATGGCTTTCTTCAGCTCATAATCTCGCTGGGCCTTTGCCATCTCTATTTCACTGATGTACTGAGCAGACACCTTTGCTTGTTGAGCCTCCGCTTCCTGAAATATGAGGTTATGCTTCTGGTTAGTGAACGGTTTAAGAAACCAAGGCTCCCCTTTAAGTCCCCTGTAGTTTTTAGGTCCAAAATGTTGttgtcaggaatatggattatcatttattggcagccctgatggtcagttgattcaccttttggcatgtacatAGTCAGtatacatgcaaaatatgttctcaccccccagccatctgattgtCAGCTAGCAAGAGAGAAAGCCCCGGGGTCCAGGCTTCAGGGAGACCCCAGGTGGATAatgtcacacctcaaccagccagtttggaggcaagctaattCTCCAGGAGAAAAAAACTAGCAGGAGGTCTCAgctcttgcccaggatcaatgatgcctcgcagacatgttggcacctacatttcataaagaATTATGAATCATCGATCCATCCCAAGCATAATTCTGTTATAtttttgcgatcctggggcaaagctGAACATCCACGTAGTCCTGGCTTGAAGCTAGGATGCccaggaggggagatatacatatctccctcacagaaaccaaataacggtaccatgcttgggctctagttgtagccggaacccaggcggatcaattaggcccggaaccatcttcctgtgacattctggtctggggctatgagccctaaggggttttatgggtcatttgctgccagcaccagagaaggaggaggggaccctaccCCTAGGCGGGGAGGGGAGCGGCCAGCTACAGGtccataagcccatgcaagccagtaGGTGGCGTCTTttctgaaggggggggggtcacatcatgccaatgtgtttggagagaccgggaaccagctgacctcactgcccccacgtgactgcagccaaggactattccaccattataaccccaaaggaactttcatcagacccggtaactgacttttgctctgctttaggcctcatgcacacgaccgttgtgtgcatccgtggccgttgtgccgttttccgttttttttcacggacccattgactttcaatgggtccgtggaaaaatcggaaaatgcaccgtttggcagccgcatccgtgatccgtgtttcctggttgtgaaaaaaatatgacctgtcctatttttttcacggccaacggttcacggacccattcaagtcaatgggtccgtgaaaaatcacggatgcacacaagattgtcatccgtgtccgtgatccgtgtccgtgatccgtgtccgtttttcctatcatttcaatggcaaacttgacttagatttttttttcatttttcatgtccgtggatcctccaaaaaacaaggaagacccacggacgaaaaaacggtcacggatcacggaccccgtttttgtggaccgtgaaaaaatactgtcgtgtgcatgaggccttaccctgttgtacctatatcacctgtatctgtaacctcagaccactgtatacagtcaggtccataaatattgggacgttgacacaattgtaacatttttggctctatacaccaccacaatggatttcaaatgaaacaaacacgatgtgctttacctgcagactgtcagctgtaatttgagggtatttacatccaaatcaggtgaacggtgtaggaattacagcagtttgcagatgtgcctcccacttgttaagggaccaaaagtaatgggacagaataataatcataaatcaaactttcactttttaaatacttggttgcaaatcctttgcagtcatttacagcctgaagtctggaacgcatagacatcaccagacactgggtttcatccctggtgatgctctgccaggcctctactgcaactgtcttcagttcctgcttgtttttggggcattttcccttcagttttgtcttcagcaagtgaaatgctcaatccgattcaggtccggtgattgactcggccattgcataacattccacttctgtcccttaaaaaaaactctttggttgcttttgcagtatgctttgggtcattgtccatctgcactgtgaagcaccgtccaatgagttctgaagcatttggctgaatatgagcagataatattacccgaaacacttcagaattcatcctgctgcttttgtcagcagtcacatcatcaataaatacaagagaaccagttccattggcagccatacatgcccacgccatgacactaccaccaccatgcttcactgatgaggtggtatgcttaggatcatgagcagttccttctccatactcttctcttctcatcactctggtacaagttgatcttggtctcatctgtccataggatgttgttccagaactgtgaaggcttttttagatgttgtttggcaaactctaatctggccttcctgtttttgaggctcatcaatggtttacatcttgtggtgaaccctctgtattcactctggtgaagtcttctcttgattgttgactttgacacacatacacctacctcctggagagtgttcttgatctggccaactgttgtgaagggtgatttcttcaccagagaaagaattcttcggtcatccaccacagttggtttccgtggtcttccgggttttttggtgttgctgagctcaccggtgcgttccttctttttaaggatgttccaaacagttgttttaggccgcgcctaatgtttttgctatctctctgatgggtcttgttgtgttttttcagcctaatgatggcttgcttcactgatagtgacagctctttggatctcatcttgagagttgacagcaacagattccaaatgcaaatagcagactggaaatgaactctggaccttttatctgctcattgtaattgggataatgagggaataacacacacctggccatggaacagctgagaagccaattgtcccattacttttggtccctttacaagtgggaggcacatatgcaaactgctgtaattcctgtaccgttcacctgatttggatgtaaatcccctcaaattacagctgacagtctgcaggtaaagcacatcttgttcgtttcatttcaatccattgtggtggtgtatagagccaaaaatgttagaattgtgtcgatgtcccaatatttatggacctgactgtgtattTTGTGTGTATagagttatatctagtgtgcccttaaggcgattaaatatataatttaggcctctttcacacgaccgtatggctttttcagtgttttgcgggtcgttttttccggatccattttTTAAGTTTTTAGTTTCCGTttctccgtatggcatatacagtaattacatagaaaaaaaattgggctgggcataaaattttcaatagatggttccgcaaaaaacggaacggatacggaagacatacggatgcatttccgtatgtgttccgttttctttggcggacccattgacttgaatggagccatggaacgtgatttgcgggcaataggacatgttctatctttcaacggaatggaaaaatggaaataggGAAACGGAATGaatatggagtacattcagttttttttgcggaaccattgaaatgaatggttccatatacggaacgcaaaaaactgcccacaaacgaaaaaaaaaaacggtcgtgtgaaagaggccttaatctggtgctatcttgcatctcgatcacgaatccccacgtccgtgtttcggcctagttataagcaaCCGCGGGtaggtttctcaccctatataatcccgttatcCCGGACCGGggttatatcaaacaagaagctggtggcagtcttcccgggCTGAGGAGGCGCTGTTTTCACTGAGGCAGTGaccaggctctctcagcttgttgcctctctgtgcctgaGTGAACAGGAGGTGtcagtgtaaactgtaccaagctgaccttacctgctcctctggagggcgtaacgtcacactTTGGTAACCCGTAACCATACCGCGTCTCGGaagctcgacgtaggtgacgtcaagcgggcacgaggcgtGGTATCCCTCATTAGTTTCTCGGCTCGCTCAGAGCTCCCTTACCAAACAGTAACACAgggcttcctgcagccaccactagagggagcttactgcaagCATGTATGCACTGAACTCCACTGTGTgctgtaagctccccctagtggcagctgcaagaATTACTCTATGCCTACTGCAACTAAACATTATACTAATACATTATGAAATTTGCACATCATTTTGGACTTACATTAAAATAATCAAAAGGgtggatataattttttaaagttcTGTTCACACTAGCATCACACCCTGCAATCAGTTTATGGTTATAAGGGTAATAAGGAAGTGAAGGAACGAAGCAACCACTGTGAAAACATATCACATGGGGCGCCCGCAGCTCTCCTTGGCGTGGTTGTGAATCCAAACTCTGTCCCTTAGGAAAAGGAAACAGAACTGGCGTGAGGGAGGTTGGTACCTCATTTAAAGTGGTcgggtttcctgtcctga from Bufo gargarizans isolate SCDJY-AF-19 chromosome 9, ASM1485885v1, whole genome shotgun sequence harbors:
- the FLOT1 gene encoding flotillin-1 isoform X2; protein product: MVFYTCGPNEAMVVSGFCRSPPVMIAGGRVFVLPCVQQIQRISLNTLTLNVKSEKVYTRHGVPISVTGIAQVKIQGQNKEMLAAACQMFLGKTENEVAHIALETLEGHQRAIMAHMTVEEIYKDRQKFSEQVFKVASSDLVNMGISVVSYTLKDIHDDQDYLHSLGKARTAQVQKDARIGEAVAKRDAGIKEAEAQQAKVSAQYISEIEMAKAQRDYELKKAMYDLEVNTRKAESDLAYQLQVAKTKQKIEEQKVQVQVVERAQQIQLQDQEISRKEKELEARIRKPAEAERYRLEKIAEAERLKLITEAEAEAESIRIKGDAQAYAVEVRARADALQMAKKAEAFEQYQEAAIVDMLLEKLPEVVEEISKPLTKVKKIKMVSSGGSEIGAAKVTGEVLDILNRLPETVEKLTGISISQSMKKRPGRMC
- the FLOT1 gene encoding flotillin-1 isoform X1, which gives rise to MVFYTCGPNEAMVVSGFCRSPPVMIAGGRVFVLPCVQQIQRISLNTLTLNVKSEKVYTRHGVPISVTGIAQVKIQGQNKEMLAAACQMFLGKTENEVAHIALETLEGHQRAIMAHMTVEEIYKDRQKFSEQVFKVASSDLVNMGISVVSYTLKDIHDDQDYLHSLGKARTAQVQKDARIGEAVAKRDAGIKEAEAQQAKVSAQYISEIEMAKAQRDYELKKAMYDLEVNTRKAESDLAYQLQVAKTKQKIEEQKVQVQVVERAQQIQLQDQEISRKEKELEARIRKPAEAERYRLEKIAEAERLKLITEAEAEAESIRIKGDAQAYAVEVRARADALQMAKKAEAFEQYQEAAIVDMLLEKLPEVVEEISKPLTKVKKIKMVSSGGSEIGAAKVTGEVLDILNRLPETVEKLTGISISQNLHLDGKLGQPLISV